From Camelus dromedarius isolate mCamDro1 chromosome X, mCamDro1.pat, whole genome shotgun sequence, one genomic window encodes:
- the LOC116150946 gene encoding ferritin heavy chain-like, whose amino-acid sequence MMPAGPSQVRQNYHPECEAAVNCQITLELHASYVCLAMAFYFDRDDVALKHFARFFLRRSRQLGEWAESLMRLQNQRGGRLCFHDIRKPDRDAWESGLQAMQCALRLEKSVNQSLLDLHQLASEKSDAHLCHFLQSHCLNHQVEFIKELGDHITTLHKMGTPEVGMAEYLFDKLTLGDSDKKN is encoded by the coding sequence ATGATGCCCGCGGGGCCCTCACAGGTACGCCAGAACTACCACCCGGAATGCGAGGCCGCTGTCAACTGTCAGATCACCCTGGAGCTCCACGCCTCCTACGTGTGCCTGGCCATGGCCTTCTACTTCGACCGCGACGACGTGGCCTTGAAGCACTTCGCCCGCTTCTTCCTGCGGCGCTCGCGGCAGCTGGGGGAGTGGGCCGAGAGCCTGATGCGCCTGCAGAACCAGCGCGGGGGCCGCCTCTGCTTCCACGACATCAGGAAGCCAGACCGCGACGCCTGGGAGAGCGGCCTCCAGGCCATGCAGTGTGCCTTGCGCCTAGAGAAGAGCGTCAACCAAAGCCTGCTCGACCTGCACCAGCTGGCCAGCGAGAAGAGCGACGCCCACCTGTGCCACTTCCTGCAGAGCCACTGCCTGAACCATCAGGTCGAGTTCATCAAAGAGCTGGGGGACCACATCACCACCCTGCACAAGATGGGGACCCCGGAAGTCGGCATGGCGGAGTACCTCTTCGACAAGCTCACCCTGGGCGACAGTGACAAGAAGAACTGA